In the genome of Colletotrichum lupini chromosome 8, complete sequence, one region contains:
- a CDS encoding Pex2/Pex12 amino terminal region, with amino-acid sequence MEFMTALRGSFDDQKPSLFELISEQQLNSLLPPTIRYLLTIATQRYPRYLLRALNSFDELYALLMLLVERHYLKTRGGSFTENFYGLKREKALHAEIPRASASAPAVVRDTLKLGTKDIWMNLAVAVGVPYLQRKLDEGYEVNAPRALLGAAYTQMPPNPTLKQRFLHYYRWFLRNIYPSVNAAYYFALLSFNLAYLFDNSKYHNPFLWLIGTRMRRMTGADYQAIDALTSGGGKANGKPGAPPGWRSLFSPREMGPRLLSSLSLLLPMSIFALKFLEWWHASDFAKQLSRKASETLDLPPPVVSGLGAGKGGAGRAGAAATGKGKEKAVSGDDESADAAVPAAETAPIATPSLLPIYTVTAPEDSALCPICEDPIVTPTACQTGIVYCYTCIHRWVEGLHPMQEDFMGDKEGKWESGQGRCAVTGRRVLGGTEGLRRIMV; translated from the coding sequence ATGGAGTTCATGACCGCCCTCCGGGGCTCCTTCGACGACCAGAAACCCTCCCTCTTCGAGCTCATCTCCGAACAGCAGCTCAACTCCCTCCTCCCGCCCACCATCCGATACCTCCTCACCATCGCGACCCAACGATACCCGCGCTACCTCCTGCGCGCCCTCAACTCCTTCGATGAGCTCTACGCCCTGCTCATGCTCCTCGTCGAGCGCCACTACCTAAAGACCCGCGGCGGCAGCTTCACCGAGAACTTTTACGGCCTGAAGCGCGAAAAGGCCCTGCACGCCGAGATCCCGCGCGCCAGCGCCTCCGCGCCCGCCGTCGTACGGGACACCCTCAAGCTCGGCACGAAGGACATATGGATGaacctcgccgtcgccgtcGGCGTCCCCTACCTGCAGAGGAAGCTCGATGAGGGTTACGAGGTGAACGCGCCGCGGGCGCTCCTCGGCGCCGCCTACACCCAGATGCCGCCCAACCCGACGCTGAAGCAGCGCTTCCTGCACTATTACCGCTGGTTCCTGCGCAACATCTACCCGAGCGTCAACGCGGCCTACTACTTTGCGCTGCTGTCGTTCAACCTGGCCTACCTGTTTGACAACAGCAAGTACCACAACCCGTTCCTGTGGCTCATCGGCACCCGCATGAGGAGGATGACGGGCGCCGATTACCAGGCCATTGACGCGCTCacgagcggcggcggcaaggCGAACGGAAAGCCCGGCGCGCCGCCCGGGTGGAGATCCCTCTTCTCCCCGCGCGAGATGGGCCCGCGTCTGCTCTCCAGCCTGTCTCTGCTGCTGCCGATGAGCATCTTTGCGCTCAAGTTTCTCGAGTGGTGGCACGCGTCCGACTTTGCCAAGCAGCTGTCGCGCAAGGCGTCCGAGACGCTGGATCTCCCGCCCCCTGTGGTCTCGGGCCTGGGGGCTGGCAAGGGAGGAGCTGGAAGAGCAGGTGCTGCCGCGACGGGCAAGGGCAAGGAGAAGGCGGTTAGCGGCGACGACGAGTCGGCGGACGCGGCTGTTCCGGCTGCTGAGACGGCGCCTATCGCGACGCCTTCGCTGTTGCCCATCTATACGGTGACTGCGCCCGAGGACTCGGCGCTGTGCCCTATTTGCGAGGATCCCATCGTTACACCGACGGCGTGTCAGACGGGTATTGTGTACTGCTACACGTGCATTCACCGGTGGGTGGAGGGTTTGCATCCGATGCAGGAAGATTTCATGGGAGACAAGGAAGGCAAGTGGGAGAGCGGACAGGGGCGGTGTGCGGTCACTGGCCGACGCGTCCTGGGAGGCACGGAGGGGCTGAGGAGGATCATGGTGTAA
- a CDS encoding thioesterase superfamily protein — protein sequence MGIPSQFKSVFEAKAGEERIQAWLNLDKDDAGNFKFGNLQNWMGALIPSISLLSTSLAPTPRATFAFTVLPEHCNRAGNLHGGAAATLFDSLTTMPLALVNDKPGYWQFLGVSRTINCSYLRPAPNGEECLVECEIVQIGRTLCQLRGTLTRRSDGVVLATCEHHKFNTDPPASKL from the exons ATGGGCATCCCATCCCAGTTCAAGTCCGTCTTCGAAGCCAAGGCAGGCGAAGAGCGCATCCAAGCCTGGCTGAACCTAGACAAGGACGACGCGGGCAACTTCAAATTCGGC AACCTCCAGAACTGGATGGGCGCCCTCATCCCCTCCATATCCCTCCTCTCCACCTCCCTCGCCCCCACCCCGCGCGCCACCTTCGCCTTCACCGTCCTCCCGGAGCACTGCAACCGCGCCGGCAACCTCCACGgcggcgccgccgccaccctCTTCGACTCCCTCACCACCATGCCCCTGGCCCTCGTCAACGACAAGCCGGGCTACTGGCAGTTCCTCGGCGTCTCCCGCACCATCAACTGCAGCTACCTCCGCCCGGCCCCCAACGGCGAGGAGTGCCTCGTCGAGTGCGAGATCGTCCAGATCGGCCGGACGCTGTGCCAGCTCAGGGGTACCCTCACGAGGCGGAGCGACGGGGTGGTGCTGGCTACGTGCGAGCATCACAAGTTTAACACTGATCCGCCCGCGAGCAAGTTGTGA
- a CDS encoding F-box domain-containing protein, protein MLESDRASPYPSSSPKMPQPPPQQQQHQVLHINLLPAEILHHIFSGLEPRDLGRLPRTCRFLHSYVKGNQKLSKDVYLNALDTPRQTGLDWERELHDFVRLGLVCAGDSFNEKSRDLLPFVSDVVNRLLQHASPTGETQNDTGTHAVSRNAAALANFFRDEPARVAFLCRSHIFDRARGDVARPTSSSRRRQSSSSSSRLADPTADDIHQQSAKLHCLYGRPIFNFGRTRSSRVYPYAACKVYDMRQYTTRTKWGPFRDDDSGRVDWEKMEAIMIVLGSNIRSQRLTAKVFSNLWEKPFAGSWSGSYVPSPGRGIRDLDLEDPYGVAGTWLRVVCFIDYNDFFHYNFPIGEEPPPIEVPRPPLDVGEATRIILMKMYVVDVQPPGEEDGKELPVVHFHGLSRSVDDSWDENAHSQLRGTVRMTKEGEVRWTTFSVFNGHARWRSEGIQIGGVGSARGVMGHWFDTDYDPHGPCGPSAYFKVSDRAPGPKDGDDKKIDIHDFLPIMDFDAELASNEDDDEDFVVGEWGEDDDDDGGEIDDEELVEDLAALAAPDSELMDLVLGGHHLIEQ, encoded by the exons ATGCTTGAATCCGATAGGGCGTCGCCGTACCCATCGTCGTCGCCCAAGATGCcgcagccgccgccgcagcagcagcagcatcagGTGCTGCATATCAACCTGCTGCCGGCAGAGATCCTCCATCACATCTTTTCGGGCCTCGAGCCCCGCGACCTCGGACGTCTGCCCCGCACATGTCGGTTCTTGCACTCCTACGTCAAGGGGAATCAGAAACTTTCCAAGGACGTGTATTTGAATGCTCTT GACACACCTAGGCAGACCGGGCTGGATTGGGAGAGGGAACTGCACGATTTCGTGAGACTCGGTCTCGTTTGCGCCGGGGATAGTTTCAACGAAAAG TCCCGCGACCTCCTCCCCTTCGTATCCGACGTCGTCAACAGGCTGCTACAACATGCCTCCCCGACAGGCGAGACGCAAAACGACACAGGCACCCACGCCGTCTCCCGCAACGCCGCCGCCCTAGCCAACTTCTTCCGCGACGAGCCCGCGCGGGTGGCTTTTCTGTGTCGCTCTCACATCTTTGACCGCGCGCGCGGCGACGTAGCACGCCCGACAAGCAGCAGCCGCCGCCGGCAGTCATCGTCCTCTTCCTCCCGGCTGGCGGACCCAACCGCCGACGACATCCACCAACAGAGCGCAAAGCTCCACTGCCTCTACGGCCGCCCCATCTTCAACTTTGGCCGCACGCGGTCCTCGCGGGTATACCCCTACGCCGCGTGCAAGGTCTACGACATGCGACAGTACACGACGCGCACGAAATGGGGGCCCTTTCGAGACGACGATTCGGGGCGGGTGGACTGGGAAAAGATGGAGGCCATCATGATCGTGCTGGGGAGCAACATCAGATCGCAGCGTCTCACCGCAAAGGTATTTTCCAACCTCTGGGAGAAGCCGTTTGCGGGCTCGTGGTCGGGGAGTTACGTGCCCTCGCCGGGGAGAGGGATCCGGGATTTGGATCTGGAGGACCCGTACGGCGTCGCGGGCACGTGGTTGAGGGTGGTTTGTTTCATCGactataacgatttcttcCACTATAATTTCCCGATCGGAGAGGAGCCGCCGCCGATCGAGGTGCCGCGGCCGCCGCTGGACGTCGGGGAGGCGACGAGGATTATCTTGATGAAGATGTATGTTGTTGATGTGCAGCCGCCCGGGGAGGAGGATGGGAAGGAGCTGCCTGTAGTGCATTTTCATGGGTTGTCGCGGTCGGTTGATGATTCGTGGGATGAGAATGCGCATTCGCAACTTCGCG GCACGGTTCGGATGACCAAGGAGGGCGAGGTGAGGTGGACGACCTTCTCCGTTTTCAACGGCCACGCGCGGTGGCGGAGCGAGGGGATACAGATTGGCGGTGTTGGGTCGGCTCGCGGTGTCATGGGACACTGGTTCGATAC AGACTACGACCCCCACGGCCCCTGCGGGCCCAGCGCCTACTTCAAGGTCTCGGACCGGGCGCCGGGCCCCAAGGACGGCGACGACAAGAAGATTGACATTCACGATTTCCTGCCCATCATGGACTTTGACGCGGAGCTGGCTAGCAacgaggacgacgacgaggactTTGTGGTCGGGGAGTGGGGggaggacgacgacgatgacgggGGCGAGATTGATGATGAGGAGCTGGTGGAGGATTTGGCGGCGTTGGCGGCGCCGGATTCCGAGCTTATGGATCTTGTGCTTGGTGGGCATCATCTTATAGAGCAGTGA